Proteins encoded within one genomic window of Brevinematales bacterium:
- a CDS encoding thioredoxin family protein, which produces MKLQILGTGCARCNMLEANVRAAAAEAGIDAEVEKVSDLDRIMDMGVMITPAFAIDGTVVSAGKILTKEQVIQMIGEK; this is translated from the coding sequence ATGAAATTACAGATTCTAGGCACCGGGTGCGCCCGCTGCAATATGCTTGAGGCGAATGTCCGCGCGGCCGCGGCGGAAGCGGGTATCGACGCCGAAGTCGAGAAGGTGTCCGATCTCGACCGTATCATGGATATGGGCGTGATGATTACCCCCGCGTTCGCGATCGACGGGACTGTCGTCAGCGCCGGGAAAATCCTCACGAAAGAACAGGTTATCCAGATGATCGGGGAGAAGTAA
- the arsB gene encoding ACR3 family arsenite efflux transporter produces MEKSDDRLGLGIFEKFLTLWVVICIALGVVIGKFLPVVPQFLGTLEYAHVSIPVAVLIWLMIYPMMLKIDFSGIVRAAKKPKGLAITLVTNWLIKPFTMYGISYLFLKLFFRGIIPDTLSTEYLAGAVFLGAAPCTAMVFVWSHLTKGEPAFTLVQVAINDLVILAAYAPIVAFLLGLSHVPVPWDTLILSVVLFVVAPLSGGYLTRIWVIRRKGVEYFQDVFIKRFNSVTVIGLLLTLVIIFSFQGEVIIGNYPHIFLIAVPFVIQTFFIFALAYFWAKLWKLPHKIASPAAMIGASNFFELAVAVAISVFGLNSGATLATVVGVLVEVPVMLALVAISNRSRKWFDKGLTAETE; encoded by the coding sequence ATGGAGAAGTCTGATGACCGGCTGGGGCTGGGGATATTCGAGAAATTTTTAACCCTTTGGGTGGTAATTTGTATTGCATTGGGTGTCGTGATCGGGAAATTTCTTCCTGTCGTGCCTCAATTTCTCGGAACTCTGGAATACGCCCATGTTTCCATACCGGTCGCCGTGCTGATATGGCTGATGATCTACCCGATGATGCTCAAAATCGACTTCTCGGGGATTGTCCGCGCCGCTAAGAAGCCCAAGGGGCTCGCGATCACGCTTGTGACCAACTGGCTGATCAAGCCGTTCACCATGTACGGAATCAGCTACCTCTTCCTGAAACTATTCTTCCGCGGGATTATCCCCGATACGCTGTCCACAGAATACCTGGCGGGGGCGGTTTTCCTCGGCGCGGCTCCGTGCACCGCGATGGTGTTCGTATGGAGTCATCTGACGAAGGGCGAGCCCGCGTTCACCCTCGTGCAGGTCGCGATCAACGACCTTGTTATCCTTGCCGCCTACGCGCCGATCGTGGCGTTCCTCCTCGGGCTATCCCATGTCCCTGTGCCGTGGGATACGCTCATCCTGTCGGTCGTGCTGTTCGTCGTGGCGCCGCTCTCCGGCGGATATCTGACGAGAATATGGGTCATCAGACGAAAGGGCGTCGAGTACTTTCAGGATGTATTTATCAAGCGCTTCAACTCCGTTACCGTGATCGGGTTACTCCTGACGCTGGTGATAATATTTTCATTTCAGGGAGAGGTGATTATCGGGAATTACCCGCATATCTTCCTGATAGCCGTCCCGTTCGTCATCCAGACGTTTTTCATATTCGCGCTCGCGTACTTCTGGGCGAAGCTCTGGAAGCTCCCGCACAAGATAGCGTCGCCCGCCGCGATGATCGGCGCGAGCAACTTCTTCGAACTGGCGGTGGCGGTCGCGATATCCGTATTCGGTCTGAACTCCGGGGCGACCCTCGCGACTGTGGTCGGGGTGCTGGTCGAGGTTCCGGTCATGCTCGCGCTGGTGGCGATTTCCAACCGCAGCCGGAAATGGTTCGATAAGGGATTGACTGCCGAAACCGAATAG
- a CDS encoding helix-turn-helix transcriptional regulator: MPNNPSLLFKALADENRLRILNLLLREELCVCQLECVLGVKQSNLSRHLTKLAQAGLIVPEKRAQFVFYRIDPGIDARYPQFETFLRAALESIPVHQSDLENLARSHESGMLCMKNSCSV, translated from the coding sequence ATGCCTAATAATCCCTCCCTCCTCTTCAAGGCTCTCGCCGACGAGAACCGTCTGCGGATACTGAACCTGCTCCTGCGCGAGGAACTCTGCGTCTGCCAGCTCGAATGCGTGCTGGGGGTCAAGCAGTCCAACCTGTCGCGCCATCTCACCAAGCTCGCGCAGGCGGGGCTGATCGTCCCGGAGAAGCGCGCCCAGTTCGTGTTCTACCGGATCGACCCCGGTATCGACGCGCGTTACCCGCAATTTGAAACATTCCTCCGCGCGGCGCTGGAATCGATCCCCGTGCATCAGTCCGATCTGGAGAATCTTGCCCGCAGTCACGAATCGGGGATGCTCTGCATGAAAAATTCCTGCTCCGTTTAG
- a CDS encoding type II toxin-antitoxin system VapC family toxin, with protein sequence MIDVFLDTNILIYSMDMKSEFFSQAKSILYNPEYKFFISSKNISEFVAAVTRYRLMAYSALVQCIEAFCSSFNMLFPDDVSNNIFISLIKEYKPERNRVFDIEILSIMLANKITKIATYNEKDFTGIPGIEIIG encoded by the coding sequence ATGATTGACGTGTTTCTGGATACCAATATACTGATTTATTCTATGGATATGAAGTCTGAATTCTTCAGTCAAGCAAAGAGTATTTTGTATAACCCAGAGTATAAATTTTTCATATCAAGTAAAAATATCAGTGAATTTGTAGCGGCGGTTACAAGGTATCGATTGATGGCTTATTCTGCTCTTGTTCAGTGTATTGAAGCATTTTGTAGTTCATTCAATATGCTTTTTCCTGATGATGTATCCAATAATATTTTTATTTCTTTAATAAAAGAGTATAAGCCAGAAAGAAACCGTGTTTTCGATATAGAAATTCTATCAATAATGCTCGCAAATAAGATAACCAAGATTGCCACCTATAATGAAAAAGACTTCACTGGAATCCCCGGAATCGAGATTATAGGATAA
- a CDS encoding type II toxin-antitoxin system VapC family toxin translates to MTYLDTNIIIYSYVLQDRDKHERSNQIIRGLIDKNILVVSPLVIQELIYALAKLKVNHPIIKDIFKFYSSFSLGQVDMEILNRSNDLCSVIRDYRNFNDVVHVALAEKHTNKLITFDKDYKKFQNNCSLEIEVL, encoded by the coding sequence ATGACATATCTTGATACGAATATTATTATATACTCATATGTTCTTCAGGATAGGGATAAGCATGAGCGATCAAATCAGATTATCAGGGGTCTTATCGATAAAAACATACTTGTTGTTTCGCCGTTAGTGATACAGGAATTAATTTATGCTTTGGCAAAATTAAAAGTTAATCATCCTATTATTAAGGATATCTTTAAATTCTATTCTTCATTTTCATTAGGGCAAGTTGACATGGAAATTCTTAACCGGTCGAATGATTTATGTTCTGTTATCAGGGATTACCGGAATTTTAACGACGTGGTTCATGTTGCTTTAGCTGAAAAGCATACTAATAAACTTATTACTTTCGATAAGGATTATAAAAAATTCCAGAACAATTGCAGTCTTGAAATAGAGGTTTTATAG